TTCAGATACTTCCAACAAACTTTGCAATGAAAAACCAGCTGATAGTTGAAGAGAATCTGAAAAAGATCCAAAAGTTTGCAGAACCGTTGATCCAGAACTTTTTGGAACTGCTGAATGAAACCAATGAGTGTCACTGTTTGACCTTGTTCTCTGCGGCCAGGTGACCCTTTTCGAGCAGCGAAACTTCGCTGGCAGACGACTGGACCTGAACTCTGACTGTCCCAGGATCAGCGACAAGAACTTCCCAGAGAGATGTAACTCCGTCCAGGTGGACAGCGGAGCGTAAGTTCGCTAAAGgagaaagataagaaaaaataggaaaaaaggaaacccaataaatttttaaatcataaatttatttttttaaaataaaagtaatctgtatttcaattattttttataaaatatacattaagATAACTTCTTGAggataaaaaaagcttttattgccCCACAATAAAGGCTATTGTCTGGCAATAGCCTTTACTGTTAAAAAGGCTGTTGTCATGGCAAACGTCATTTGCCAGGATCGTCTTCCTGACTGGCTCCTCAAGTTAGCATAAGTAAGACTGAAATTCTGTTTCTTTAGAGATTTTGTAGCATTGTCTGAGTTTTCAAAGGGGATGTGAGAAAGTTTAGGAACcactctttttaaaatatcGGTCTCTAGAAGAAGAGCAGAACCCATCATCTTCTTCTCTGTGGCGTGTCTGACAGATGGGTTGGGTTCGAGCAGGAGAACTACCGGGGCCGTCAGTACCTGTGGGACATGTCCGACCGCGGGGAGTACAACTGCTACGACCGCTGGTGCGCCCAGGTGGACCACGTCTCCTCGGTCCGCTCCGTTAAGCAGGTGAGCCTCTGAAACATCGTTTTACCTGATTCCTAAATGTGTCGGCTTCCTCACTGATCCGCTGCGTCTCTGGTACTTAGGACAACAATCCTCCCAGGGCGCAGCTGTTCGAGCGAGCCGGTTTCTCTGGGAAGAAGATGGAGATCCAGGATGACATTCCCAACCTGCTGAGCCGCTACAACCTCAACAGAGTGGCGTCCATCCGCGTCCTGGGAGGAGCGTAAGTCCACCGTCCAAACAGGTCCAGTTCAGGTTTTACATCAGGAAAGGCTTTGTTTAATAATAAGCTGTGATATCTTTGGCCTTTGGGTCCAGAGATCTGGGTTCTCTCTCTTCAGGAGGTTCAATCCTCCAGAAAGACCAGATGATGACCCCCTTTCAGTTTCCTGTCAGAGATCAccagatttcatttaaaatgttgtggttTTTCCAACAAGTTCATAAAGTCCTGCATTCTAACaacccacagcatcacacatccTTTACCGTACTTACAAAATGtttgtgccttttttattttatctgctcaaaaataaactaaaggaatattttaaattgttgcagatacaaaatataaaaaatgattGTGTTATAAGAGAGGTTGGGGTTGATTATTTCCTTATTTGGGCTGAAAGTCTTGCATTCAAGTAGAAGTAGGTCAATGTTTGTCAAAGTAGTTATTCCAAAGCTAAGTTGAATGCAGAAATATTGTTCATAAATGGCGaatcaagctaaatatttaggccTAAACTGAACAAGCTAAATTTAATAAGATAAATGtgaatagatattttttttatttgacatttatttcacCAGAAAAACACCATTGggattaaaaatctcttttgcaAGAGAATCCTGGCCAAAACTGGCAGTGGCACACAGAGGTTACAGAATAttcacaacagaaaaaattacagtcagaaataaatgaagagatttagcttcaaactaaagcTCTAGTTAGaaagctaaatacttagcttgaaacttaatatttagttagccTGCTAAATATTTGGGtggctaactaaatatttagctagctaaaaattttattacattttaaatttaatattattaatgaagaaaatatttagcgAACTAATGGGATGTTAACTAGCTTAAGCATCCGTTATTTAGCTAGCTGAAGATTTAGCTTCAAACTGAGCAAGCTAAGTCTTTAGCTAGtaagcaaaatattttgtttgaagctcaatatttagttatccagctaaatatttagcctaaAACTAAAGTTATTAATGAATACATAACAAGGTGAAAACATACATTTGAATGGGGTTACAAGGAAATCTGGAAAGAACCAGAATCACGTAAAGAAAGAACCTCAGGGTGTTCTGGACCCGACCGACCTGTCCGATCCGTTCTGCCGTCACAGCTGGGTGGTGTACCAGGAGCCCAACTACAGGGGGCAGCACTACATCCTGGAGAAACGGGACTACCACAACTTCAACGACTGGGGCAGCCAGAACAGCACCGTGGGCTCCATGCGCAGAGTCCGATTCAGCTGAGCCAGAACCTCGACCCGACAACCAGCACTACCGGAGCCTGTCAGCTctacacagaaaataaagactATTTTAGTAATAAACTTACGTCTTTATTTAATATTCGTTAGAAACATTCAGGTGCATGTAGATGACTTTACTATCAAAAAACTTCATAGGGTGAAATTCGGAAAATGCTGCCATAACAGGCTGAGAAATGTACTTTGTCTCTGCGTTTTGTCACATGTGGAGTCTCTCAGCTCACTTCTGGATGGAGACGCTTCTGGTCTGATTAATCAgcaggggcgattctaggatctgacctttaggggGGCTTAGCCCCCAGCAGGGCAAAGACCCATGAGAAGATATTCGTTGgtgcagttttctaaatctaactgcttatttacatacattcacaaacaaaattaagagacatgtCAGTCATTCatggaataaaagaacaatgttaattttactcaaacatatacttataaagagtaaaatcagagaaactattattttttccagaggtgtataaactcagtttgaaacagaatctctagaccacatcatacctgccaacatctgctaacattaatgagacacaagcagctgtggagtcaCACAGTCCTAGTGGGGTCTGCTCcctggaaattaaaataaaatctactcaaaactATGCATTTTCATTTCCCGATTGGCTCATAAAGTTAAAAGACAAAGACTTTACAAGACGAGGGTCTCAATTCAGAGATCATTTTGATTTTACTCCAATAGAAAccattatattatatataatattgccTTATGTGGGATAACTTTTTTCAGGACAATCTGAACTTTATGAATTTAGACttagtttttacttttggacAGACTATGGCTGCATTTTGGACcttgagtcacagaaaaacaaaatccgatttggaaaaatttccattttttccactgtgaaaatgtcaaatattcacaaaaaatgatttttataatttagaattacaatatatactgtacatttattcacttatgaaagtatgaaaaattaacaaaaagatGATCAAGACAAGActtgaagaaaaacaggaacaggaCCAGGCTGGAAGCAAAACCAGACAAAACTGTAAATAAGATCAAACCTCCTACCTTTATGTAGCCTAACGTGTTTTTCAAGCATGGAATAAATCCAAGATTTGTTCTTGATGCTGTAATAAGATCAGACCTACCTTTATGTAGCCTTCCATTCATTTCATGTGTGGAGTAAATAAAAGATCTGTCCTTGTTGCTGTGAAAAAGCATCAGGCCACCTATCTTTATGTAGtctactttgtttttctaaaactgcaCAAATGATGCAAATTGGTTAAAAGTAACCTGAAGCAATGCCTCATATTGAGGATTCTTGTGACAGTGGACATGAGAACTTCCCTtcaacaggaagactttccaaataGTTTAGCCTGGAGGGGGAACATAAAGCCCTGTGGCCCGCCAAGCTTTTAAGACACTTGAGAAACCTGGACATCTGCCTATATTTCTTAGTTGTCTTCGGGCTGCTCTTGGTCCGATCCCTCCCCTAGGAGCTGTTTGACACAGCAGACCCGACCCAAAGGCATGGAGCCTTTGACAGCTCCTAGGATCtgtgggacactcaaacccctccaccacaataaggtggcagcccacggaggggaaaaataaaaccgGAAGCAAAAAAAGGATCAAACCAAAAGACAGAGAAGACCAAAAGCAAAGCACAACCAAAACCAAGACTTGAATTGACCCAAGACTAGACAATGCAAAACAAGAAGCGAAACAAGACTggaaacaaaaaaggacaagaGGAAGGGTACACACTGGACAGATCACCAATCGCTCACTtggctgattttgttttgttgtttttttttgttaccaaACTCACTTTTGGTATGCcctaagtaatatttttaccaaaagtgattttggcaacaacaaaaaaaaagaaagaaaaaaaatctgccaagtGAGGGATTGGTGATCTGTCCAGTGTGTACCCTTCCGCTTGCCCTTTGACCCCTGGAGATGGGAACTAGATCCCTCTGAACCTGAAGTGTGCTAGATGAAGTATGGATGGAAATACAAATCCGTTTTGGTAAAAAGTGATTTACACTTACTCTGCTGCCAGCTGGAGAGAGACTGCTTTAGAGTctaccacaaaatattaaaacgcctgaaataatttaataaaaacaggcataaaaacTTGTAAATTGGAGGCCAggcttcagttttctctgcatttaTGTAATATGTAATATAGTTTCAGTATCAGATACTGAAAGCTGAGGTTGTTCcggaaaaaagagcaaaaatacagactccatgcacattttttgagaatttttcagccataaaaaaaagaaaaataccagGCGGCATAGTTACAATTATGGTCATAACAGAAAGAATTTCCAAAAAGAATAACTTTCTTTTAACTTCCAAACAAACTCAACACTGAaccatttatttacattttataaaagtaaGTTTAATCAATGCCTCCTATTGGGGATCAATGTGGTGACAGTGAGAAAAagttccctttaacaggaaaacTTTCCAAAAAAGCTTGTGCTGAAGAAATTAAATCAAGATTAAATTTCAAGAGGCTGCGTGTTTTGACGCAAAACCGGTTTGCACATTTAAATTTCAATTGATGAACGTAAATGAAATTTGTTTCAGCTATTTACTTATTAAAGTATGGACCCTGTCTTTGAAATATGTAGAttagatttaaaactaaatgttaaatagatacaaaaaataaaaaaggtatgcattttcaaaaagaaataagacactattttcacccaaaaacatttaatatacaTCCAAAAGATAATTATCTTAATGCAGCTATACTATGTCAACATAACCACATTCAATTATCACTAATATATAGCTATGCTATGAAGTTTTATTATAGTAATTTACTAAGCTGAGTTCCTTCCTGCAGTctctaaaatgtatttgaaaaatcCTTGTCAGCCATTTTTCCTTCACATCACAACTGATTTTCAACCATCAATAGCACAgcacaaaaaaaccctgaagaCAAAATTATTTGCAACAGCAGAATCCTTCTCAGCTCATTGACtctcagcagagaatcaaacTAAACCAGCAAAGCTTCGGCCAAACGCTTAGCGTTAGCATCAAACAGCGTTAGCATCAAACAGCGTTAGCATAGCATCAAACCCGCAGAAGACATGGCGGGTCGAACAGAAGCTTGACTTAACTTACCTTTGATGGGTCAGGCGGTTCCCCCAGGCAGCTTGAAGCGGTCCTCAGCTTCATTGTCGATCACCCAAGATATCCATTATCGATCAGCTGCTAGTTCCAGACGccattttcttcctcctcaGATATTTCAGGGACGCCAGCAGCCAAATAAACAAACCGCCGCTGAAACGCCATTGGTCGCTGGGTcgctcctcctctgctgctctgtttaaacagtaaaatgGCTTCAATAACTTCATCaagtacaaaacaaacaactctGAATAAAGTTTCCGAAAAATAACTTACCAAATAACCAACGCAGCTATTTCAAACATGGCGCTTCCGCGGCCTACTCGCCCTCAGTAGCGTCTTCTCAGCAGGTCATGACGTCATATGACCAGGCCTCGATAACGGAGACGATTTCAGGCAGAGCCGCAAAAGTTTGGAGTTATTTAGGCTGGGAGTCCAAGAGAACTCGGCTTCTTAGGCGATTAGAAAAGATCATTTCAATCAATTTATGATTCAtttcataaatcataaatatttgACGTCTCCATGAAACCGGATGCAACTGGCGTCTGTTTTTGATGACGTAGATGCCCCACCAAGCATAACGCatgtggggcgtgctgtggtggcgcagggggttagcacgtttggaggccttagtcctcgccGCGGACGTCGCGAGTTCGACTCCcagtcccgacgacctttgccgcatgtcttcccgcctctcctcaccctccttcctgtctgcctactgtggaaaaaatacgagccactagcgccgcaaaaactcttcggagaaaaaaaaaaagcatgacgCATGCGCCTCACGCTCATAAATAACAAATATGGCGCCATTCGGCTTGGTTTCCAGATATATActgaatatatataaaatgtatttatcttttatttttattattttcccttaGGGACAAACTGGCTTATTCTtagaaaaatgtgcattttccaAACTCCAGTTCTGACTCCTATGGAGAGTGAAGAATGccaaatgacaaaaagtaaattatgaaataattatttaaatgtataattaatttattaaaactcttcacGCTACATATAGAGTGAAGAGTTTTACTCTAGAACATTTCAAACAGAGAACATGAGGCTTTATTGAATCTATGtgcaacagaagaaaaaagacaactttAATAAAGTGGGTAAAAATGTGCCTATTCCGTCagaactgcaaaaacaataaagaagacAACAGTTAACATGAATCATAATGGAAAAGGAGTAAATTATATGAATTAGTTTATGAAGCAACAACAactgttcttttcttttaagcAGTAGGATTTCTTTATTAGCTGATTATCATCAAGGCTTAAAACAGTTTTGCACCAGTTAGCAACTCGTTTTCTTGACCCAAACGAATGGTGTAAACCAGTTTCTTCTCAagtttttttcaatattctCTTCTCCGCATCTGTAAACTAGAATAGAGTCATTTTCAGATATCTAACCCTAATAATGCTCCTTCTTAGtattttaactttatgttttaaataattgagAGCATCTGACCAAAGCAAGAACCCTGTgatttggtcagatgagataAGACAGTTTATGTTTagtccatttaaaataagctctGGATCA
This genomic stretch from Xiphophorus hellerii strain 12219 chromosome 4, Xiphophorus_hellerii-4.1, whole genome shotgun sequence harbors:
- the LOC116718828 gene encoding gamma-crystallin N-like; this encodes MNIFTKVPGLTQQTSKLGSVLQRAFYGSTGRVTLFEQRNFAGRRLDLNSDCPRISDKNFPERCNSVQVDSGAWVGFEQENYRGRQYLWDMSDRGEYNCYDRWCAQVDHVSSVRSVKQDNNPPRAQLFERAGFSGKKMEIQDDIPNLLSRYNLNRVASIRVLGGAWVVYQEPNYRGQHYILEKRDYHNFNDWGSQNSTVGSMRRVRFS